The sequence CGAGGCTGGTCATGCCAGCGCGCTCGACCGCGGAGATGTGAACGAAGACGTCGGGCTGACCGCCGCCCTGCTCGATGAAGCCAAAGCCCTTGGTGGAATTGAAGAACTTAACGGTACCGGTGTTCATGGCGATTTCCTTTTCAGATCGCGAACGGGTATGTGCCTGCCGCGCGCAGAACGCATGGCAAACGGTTCAGATCGATTTTGAGAGAGGAAGATCGCCGGTCGCGCGCCAAGCGCGCTCAGGAACAAAGTTCAACAGCCAAGATCGATGACACACATATGGACGGCAACGGTGTTCAAAACAAGGC comes from Stappia sp. 28M-7 and encodes:
- a CDS encoding cold-shock protein — encoded protein: MNTGTVKFFNSTKGFGFIEQGGGQPDVFVHISAVERAGMTSLVEGQKVSFEIVTDRRSGKAAADNLQVA